In Candidatus Flexicrinis proximus, the following are encoded in one genomic region:
- the rimO gene encoding 30S ribosomal protein S12 methylthiotransferase RimO gives MAKHSTRHDNFYLLSLGCSKNTVDSESMGQILSKQGLRAVGDPSRAEILIVNTCGFVDAAKEESLAALRELVEIKRGKQMVIAAGCLSQRYGEQLIQHVPGLDGIIGTRRWMDIFDLVSRLRDRRHPEPLYHLPTDATVVGLDEQGVMRTSIQGASAYLKIADGCRRPCAFCAIPKIKGTAVSRPIDSIVREAVKLQEMGVKEVLLIAQDTTDYGYDLGMKDGLAHLLDAIVEAAPGIPWLRVMYAYPGYVTERLMETMAKHKQVLPYLDIPLQHGHRETLKRMKRPANVEWVYDTLGKLRSFLPDLAVRTTFIVGYPGETDEEFDGLMQFVRDLQFDRVGAFKYSYEIGTPSAALPNQVEDEVKQARWDALMELQQGISLTKNQKWIGRTIDVLVEGHGESEDENGEATGESLSLGRSYRDAPEIDGYVIVEGELPVGEIVPVRVTGATTYDLFATAEIQPAITIQPGKVYGAGDLILPN, from the coding sequence ATGGCAAAACACAGTACGCGCCACGACAACTTCTATCTGCTTAGCCTTGGTTGTTCCAAGAACACTGTTGACTCCGAATCTATGGGACAGATTCTCTCGAAACAAGGGCTGCGCGCTGTCGGCGATCCATCACGCGCAGAAATATTGATTGTCAATACCTGCGGTTTTGTCGACGCCGCGAAAGAAGAGTCGCTTGCCGCCCTGCGCGAGTTGGTGGAAATCAAGCGCGGGAAGCAGATGGTGATTGCCGCAGGATGCCTTTCGCAGCGTTACGGAGAACAGCTCATCCAGCATGTTCCGGGTCTGGACGGTATCATCGGCACGAGACGCTGGATGGACATCTTCGATCTGGTCTCGCGCTTACGTGACCGCAGACACCCGGAACCGCTGTATCACCTGCCGACGGACGCAACAGTAGTTGGACTCGATGAGCAGGGTGTGATGCGAACCAGCATCCAGGGTGCGAGCGCTTACCTGAAAATCGCCGATGGCTGTCGCCGGCCCTGTGCGTTCTGCGCAATTCCCAAGATCAAAGGGACAGCCGTCAGCCGCCCAATCGACTCTATCGTGCGCGAAGCCGTCAAGCTGCAGGAAATGGGTGTCAAAGAAGTGCTCCTTATCGCCCAGGACACAACCGATTACGGCTACGACCTGGGAATGAAGGATGGTCTGGCGCACCTGTTGGATGCGATCGTGGAAGCGGCGCCGGGGATCCCGTGGCTTCGTGTGATGTACGCTTATCCGGGGTATGTTACGGAACGGCTGATGGAAACTATGGCAAAACATAAGCAGGTTTTGCCATATCTCGACATTCCACTTCAGCACGGACATCGCGAAACCTTGAAACGGATGAAGCGCCCGGCGAATGTCGAATGGGTATATGACACTCTCGGCAAGCTGCGCTCATTCCTGCCTGACCTTGCCGTGCGAACGACTTTCATCGTGGGCTATCCAGGGGAAACCGACGAGGAATTCGACGGCTTGATGCAATTTGTACGTGATCTTCAGTTCGATCGCGTCGGCGCGTTCAAATATTCATATGAGATTGGCACGCCAAGCGCTGCTCTTCCCAATCAGGTCGAAGATGAAGTCAAGCAGGCACGCTGGGATGCCCTAATGGAACTTCAGCAAGGCATTAGCCTGACGAAAAACCAGAAGTGGATTGGCCGCACGATCGACGTGCTGGTCGAAGGTCACGGGGAGAGTGAGGACGAGAACGGCGAAGCAACCGGCGAATCCCTCAGCCTGGGACGCAGCTACCGCGATGCACCGGAAATCGACGGCTATGTGATCGTCGAGGGGGAACTGCCTGTTGGAGAGATCGTCCCAGTGCGGGTAACAGGTGCTACGACATACGATCTGTTTGCGACTGCCGAAATCCAACCGGCAATCACGATCCAGCCAGGTAAGGTATACGGCGCAGGTGATCTGATCCTGCCAAATTAA
- the polA gene encoding DNA polymerase I: protein MVLIDGHAVAYRQFFALPVESMSTKTGEPTNAVFGFTRILLDILQKEKPDYLAVSFDMGLSGRDVQYSDYKGTREKMPDELRTQLQKIDQVVRAFNIPVLALEGYEADDIIGTVTVHTEAEGVEAKIITGDRDLLQLLSDHVRVQLPSRGGPDEVWDTARFVEKWGIQPDQLVDLKALMGDSSDNIPGVKGIGEKGATTLIQTYGSLDGIYAALPSIKGAMATKLSEGRDSAYLSQYLARIQRDVPITLSLPACVAHDYDANVALDMFEQLNFRSLRDRLVKIATPSQKSMFPDLVEEKQVVAAESAMMFPDEPEIAGSPATASENITTVIVRDQAGLESLLRVLNDTDLLAIDTETTSLDPMQADLVGISLSVDGQTAYYIPVGHRAAEQLSLQTVVDSLRSIFVDKSKAKVMHNVSYDLVVLRQHGLDVEPISADTMVAEWLSNPISRTLGLKDLTPSRIRDESGRPIYMTPISDLIGTGKKQTSFAEVDLERAAPYAAADAAMTRRLYDILVPELESKGMRGVFESLEMQLLPVIVTMEQAGVVLDTAFLAEMSGRLAGQLRTIEERIYQLAGSNLNLNSPKQLSDLLFGRLGLPTKGIAKTTLGYSTDAAVLDDLRDVHPVVSAILEYRELSKLKGTYVDSLPNLINPRTGRLHTSYNLTGTTTGRLSSSNPNLQNIPIRTEAGREVRRAFIAPEGKLLLSVDYSQIELRVLAHISGDPTLRQAFYDGLDIHKATAAAVFGIPIESVTGDQRGFAKRVNFGLIYGMGAFRLARDSGLTLSEAEEFIRRYFARLPNVQEYLMVTKEKARQPEGLITLAGRKRTFPALINPRATRQVIQAEERAAINMPIQGSAADIINTAMIRLDAELRSRKFQAMMTLQVHDELVLEVPEDEIESVRSLVVEVMEAAYPLDPPLKANAEVGKNWRDMD from the coding sequence ATGGTGCTAATCGACGGCCATGCCGTTGCTTACCGACAGTTTTTCGCGTTGCCGGTTGAGAGTATGTCAACCAAAACTGGCGAACCTACCAACGCGGTCTTTGGCTTTACGCGAATTCTTCTCGACATTCTCCAGAAAGAGAAACCAGACTACCTGGCTGTCAGCTTTGATATGGGTCTGAGCGGGCGCGATGTCCAATACAGCGACTACAAGGGTACCCGCGAAAAGATGCCGGACGAGCTTCGCACGCAGCTCCAAAAGATCGATCAGGTCGTTCGCGCGTTCAATATTCCGGTGCTGGCCCTCGAAGGTTATGAAGCGGACGACATCATCGGGACGGTTACCGTGCACACGGAAGCCGAGGGTGTCGAGGCGAAAATCATTACGGGCGACCGCGACTTGCTTCAACTGTTGAGCGATCACGTTCGTGTTCAGCTCCCGTCACGCGGCGGACCTGATGAAGTTTGGGACACGGCGCGATTTGTGGAGAAGTGGGGTATTCAGCCTGACCAGCTTGTTGATCTGAAAGCGCTGATGGGCGATAGCTCGGACAACATACCTGGCGTCAAGGGCATAGGAGAGAAGGGAGCCACGACCCTCATCCAAACCTACGGCTCACTAGATGGAATTTACGCCGCCTTGCCCTCAATCAAGGGCGCGATGGCGACGAAGCTCTCAGAAGGACGCGATTCGGCATACTTAAGCCAGTATCTCGCACGAATACAACGTGATGTGCCGATTACGTTGAGCCTTCCGGCGTGTGTCGCGCATGACTATGACGCCAACGTTGCACTTGATATGTTTGAACAGCTTAATTTCCGCTCACTTCGCGATCGCTTAGTCAAGATTGCGACGCCCAGTCAGAAATCCATGTTTCCTGATCTTGTCGAAGAGAAACAAGTGGTTGCGGCGGAGTCCGCGATGATGTTTCCGGATGAACCGGAAATCGCAGGGTCGCCGGCAACTGCAAGCGAGAACATCACTACAGTGATTGTAAGAGACCAGGCTGGACTTGAAAGCCTCCTTCGCGTATTGAATGACACAGATCTGTTAGCGATTGACACCGAGACTACCAGCCTCGACCCTATGCAGGCTGACCTTGTCGGTATATCGCTTTCGGTCGACGGACAAACCGCCTACTACATTCCAGTGGGGCACCGAGCGGCGGAGCAATTGTCTCTACAGACCGTGGTCGATTCTCTGCGATCAATATTCGTCGACAAGTCTAAAGCCAAGGTGATGCACAACGTATCTTATGATCTCGTTGTGTTGCGCCAGCACGGGCTGGACGTTGAGCCAATATCCGCTGACACGATGGTCGCCGAGTGGCTTTCGAATCCGATCAGTAGAACTCTTGGTCTGAAGGATCTGACCCCCTCACGTATCCGGGATGAATCCGGCAGACCTATCTACATGACGCCGATTTCCGATCTGATCGGGACAGGCAAGAAACAAACGTCGTTTGCCGAAGTAGATCTCGAACGTGCCGCACCCTATGCAGCGGCCGATGCGGCTATGACGCGCCGCCTTTACGACATTCTCGTGCCCGAGCTTGAGTCAAAAGGAATGCGAGGTGTATTCGAATCGCTTGAGATGCAGCTCCTTCCAGTGATTGTCACGATGGAGCAAGCAGGCGTCGTACTCGACACCGCTTTTCTTGCGGAGATGAGTGGGCGGTTGGCAGGTCAACTCCGTACGATTGAGGAGCGTATCTACCAGCTTGCCGGGTCTAACCTCAATTTGAACAGCCCAAAGCAGTTGAGTGACCTTCTGTTTGGAAGACTCGGCCTTCCAACCAAGGGCATCGCAAAAACTACGCTGGGGTATTCTACGGACGCGGCAGTTCTTGACGACCTCCGGGATGTCCATCCTGTCGTCTCCGCGATACTGGAGTATCGTGAACTTTCGAAACTGAAGGGGACCTATGTTGACTCGCTTCCAAACCTAATTAATCCGCGCACGGGCCGGCTCCATACCAGCTATAACCTGACCGGCACGACTACCGGCCGGCTTTCGAGTAGTAACCCCAACTTGCAGAATATCCCGATCCGAACTGAGGCGGGCCGTGAGGTGCGGAGAGCATTTATTGCACCAGAAGGAAAACTGTTGCTGTCCGTGGATTATAGCCAGATTGAACTTCGTGTACTGGCACATATCAGCGGAGACCCCACGCTCAGACAAGCGTTTTACGACGGGCTCGACATTCACAAGGCCACGGCGGCGGCGGTCTTTGGAATACCAATCGAGTCGGTCACGGGTGATCAGCGTGGATTTGCTAAGCGGGTGAATTTTGGACTGATCTACGGGATGGGTGCGTTCCGCCTGGCGCGAGACAGTGGGCTAACTCTCAGCGAAGCCGAGGAATTCATACGGCGCTACTTCGCGCGACTTCCGAACGTGCAGGAGTACCTAATGGTGACCAAGGAGAAGGCGCGTCAACCCGAGGGGCTGATAACGCTTGCCGGCAGAAAACGGACATTCCCTGCCTTAATTAACCCTCGAGCGACGCGTCAGGTTATTCAGGCCGAAGAGCGTGCCGCAATTAACATGCCAATTCAGGGGAGTGCAGCCGATATCATCAATACCGCAATGATACGGCTTGACGCAGAACTCCGTTCTCGGAAGTTTCAGGCGATGATGACGTTACAGGTTCATGATGAACTTGTCCTTGAGGTGCCAGAAGATGAAATCGAGAGCGTGCGATCACTGGTTGTGGAGGTGATGGAAGCTGCATATCCGTTAGACCCACCCCTCAAGGCAAATGCCGAAGTAGGCAAAAACTGGCGTGACATGGACTAG
- a CDS encoding methylmalonyl-CoA mutase family protein has protein sequence MTFDPQLLTILGNALNAWGTNTLEPTLDRLPERRSSFTTLSGVPVNRLYTPVDISELNYEHDLGFPGEFPFTRGIHATGHRAKLWTMRMFAGFGTAEETNERFKYLISQGNMGLSIAFDLPTLMGYDSDAPEAMGEFGSCGVAISSLRDMEILLDGIPLEKVTTSMTINSPAAVIWAFYIAAAEKRGVPASKLRGTLQNDILKEFIAQKEFIFPPEPSMRLVTDTIEYGAKHLPEWNTISISGYHIREAGSTAVQELAFTLADGLEYVRWGLARGLDIDEFAPRLSFFFNVHNDFFEEIAKMRAARRIWAREMRETFKAKNPRSWLCRFHSQTAGVSLTAQQPEVNIARVALQALAAVVGGTQSLHTNSMDEALALPSEHAVRIALRTQQVIAEESGAANTIDPLGGSYFVEALTNQTEAGVYEYFRRIDEFGGVIPALNAGFFQQEIADASYRHQQELDSGNRTFVGVNGYVVNEPLKIPILEMDPEGFQRQYDRLAALRRDRDNDATDRSLNALRRACQDEHENAMPYILAAARADATLGEMTAVMRQAFGVYQEPLFI, from the coding sequence ATGACCTTTGACCCGCAATTACTGACAATACTTGGAAATGCGCTCAATGCTTGGGGCACAAACACACTCGAACCAACGCTTGATAGACTCCCCGAGCGCCGTAGCAGCTTTACCACTCTGTCGGGCGTTCCCGTAAACCGGCTCTATACCCCCGTAGATATCTCTGAACTTAATTACGAACATGACCTGGGTTTTCCCGGTGAATTCCCATTTACGCGCGGTATCCACGCGACGGGACATCGCGCAAAACTGTGGACCATGCGGATGTTCGCGGGTTTCGGGACGGCTGAGGAAACGAATGAGCGCTTCAAGTATCTGATTTCGCAAGGCAACATGGGATTGTCGATTGCCTTCGATCTGCCGACCCTCATGGGATATGACTCCGATGCCCCGGAAGCAATGGGTGAATTTGGGTCATGTGGGGTTGCCATCAGCTCATTGCGTGATATGGAAATCCTGTTGGATGGCATTCCGCTTGAGAAAGTCACGACGAGCATGACCATCAATAGTCCTGCAGCCGTGATTTGGGCCTTCTATATCGCAGCGGCCGAAAAACGGGGCGTCCCTGCAAGTAAACTCCGCGGCACCCTGCAGAACGATATTCTGAAAGAGTTCATCGCACAAAAAGAGTTCATTTTCCCGCCCGAACCATCGATGCGGCTTGTCACTGATACGATTGAGTACGGGGCAAAGCACCTTCCGGAGTGGAATACGATCAGCATCAGCGGCTACCACATCCGTGAGGCAGGCAGCACCGCAGTACAGGAATTGGCTTTTACGTTGGCCGATGGTCTCGAATATGTGCGGTGGGGTCTGGCCCGCGGGCTTGATATCGATGAATTCGCGCCGCGTCTCAGTTTCTTTTTCAACGTTCATAACGACTTTTTTGAAGAAATTGCCAAGATGCGGGCCGCACGACGTATCTGGGCGCGCGAAATGCGTGAGACATTCAAAGCAAAGAACCCGCGATCCTGGCTTTGCCGGTTTCACTCACAGACCGCGGGAGTGAGTCTGACAGCACAGCAGCCCGAAGTTAATATCGCCCGCGTCGCGCTGCAGGCGCTTGCTGCGGTAGTCGGCGGCACGCAGTCGCTCCACACTAACAGCATGGATGAAGCCCTCGCCTTGCCCAGTGAACATGCCGTACGAATCGCGCTGCGTACACAGCAGGTAATTGCTGAGGAAAGCGGCGCTGCAAATACGATCGATCCCCTTGGCGGCAGTTACTTTGTCGAGGCATTGACTAACCAAACCGAAGCAGGGGTTTACGAGTATTTCAGACGGATTGATGAATTTGGCGGCGTGATTCCTGCCCTGAACGCGGGTTTCTTTCAACAGGAGATCGCTGATGCCAGCTATAGACACCAGCAGGAACTCGATTCAGGAAATCGCACTTTCGTCGGGGTGAACGGCTATGTCGTCAACGAGCCGCTCAAAATTCCGATCCTGGAAATGGATCCTGAAGGTTTTCAGCGTCAGTACGACCGACTCGCTGCCTTGCGTCGCGATAGAGACAACGATGCAACTGATCGGTCGCTGAATGCGTTGAGACGGGCCTGCCAGGACGAACATGAAAACGCCATGCCGTACATATTAGCTGCAGCCCGCGCAGACGCTACTCTGGGCGAGATGACGGCGGTTATGCGTCAAGCGTTTGGGGTTTATCAGGAGCCGTTATTTATCTAG
- the fabG gene encoding 3-oxoacyl-[acyl-carrier-protein] reductase, whose translation MLAERVAIVTGASRGIGRAIAIELASRGASVVVNYRSSPAAADEVVGLINEAGGKAIAVQANVADAAAVDELFKRSIEAFGKVDILVNNAGTTRDNLIIRMKPEDFDAVIETNLKSAWLCCKAAIGVMMRKRYGRIINVSSVSGVVGQAGQTNYSASKAGLLGLTKALAREYANRGITVNAVAPGFVLTDLTKDLAENLVKQLNSVIPLGRWGTPEEIAKATAFLASDDAAYITGQVLNVDGGMAM comes from the coding sequence ATGTTGGCGGAGCGTGTAGCAATTGTAACTGGAGCCAGCCGCGGGATTGGCCGTGCTATTGCGATCGAACTTGCCTCGCGTGGGGCATCTGTGGTCGTTAACTACAGAAGCAGCCCGGCCGCCGCTGACGAGGTCGTCGGGTTAATCAATGAGGCTGGCGGAAAGGCGATTGCAGTCCAAGCGAATGTCGCTGATGCGGCGGCAGTGGATGAGCTCTTTAAGAGGTCAATCGAAGCGTTTGGCAAGGTCGATATTCTCGTCAACAATGCCGGTACTACGCGCGACAACCTGATCATTCGTATGAAGCCTGAGGATTTCGACGCGGTCATCGAAACAAACCTCAAAAGCGCCTGGCTGTGCTGTAAGGCGGCAATTGGGGTGATGATGCGTAAGCGTTATGGCCGAATCATTAACGTCAGCAGTGTAAGTGGAGTGGTCGGCCAGGCGGGACAAACAAATTACAGTGCTTCCAAGGCCGGACTTTTGGGCCTTACGAAAGCCCTCGCGCGCGAATATGCCAACCGAGGCATCACCGTCAATGCAGTCGCACCGGGATTTGTACTGACGGACTTGACAAAAGATCTGGCCGAAAACCTTGTTAAGCAGCTGAACAGCGTGATTCCACTCGGACGTTGGGGAACGCCTGAGGAGATCGCTAAGGCTACGGCGTTCCTGGCCTCAGACGACGCGGCCTATATCACGGGGCAGGTGCTCAACGTTGACGGTGGGATGGCGATGTAG
- a CDS encoding CTP synthase: MSNPKYIFCTGGVVSSVGKGVTAAAIGRILKARGLKVAIQKLDPYLNVDPGTMSPYQHGEVFVTSDGAETDLDLGHYERFTDEELNRNCNVTAGQVYSFIIGQERHGDLLGATIQVVPHITNEIKRRIRLVGLHTQPDIVIVEVGGTVGDIEGQPFLEAIRQMRQSLPREDTCYIHVTFLPHIGATGELKTKPTQHSVRDLRSVGIQPHVIIARTDYPVSKDICGKIALFCDVEENAVIPLVTTDLLYDVPLALEDAGLGDFLVQKLQLKTMVKPPALEEWRAMVKRMRATPKHTVKIGIVGKYVELHDAYMSVKEAIYHAASMLDSRAEISWIHSTDLEKGRGYDQLDELDGIIVPGGFGVRGIEGKIFAARFAREKKVPYLGLCLGMQTMCIEYARNVLQLEDANSAEFESGSEHNIIDLMLDQKDVKEMGGTMRLGHYPCQLKEGTKSWAAYDKQSVIQERHRHRFEFNNEFRNAFEDAGMVFSGLSPNGGLVEIAEISDHPYMVGSQFHPEFASRPNNPHPLFTGLVRAALGHHKASAIPSDPKEG, encoded by the coding sequence ATGTCAAATCCCAAGTACATATTCTGTACCGGCGGCGTAGTGAGCTCTGTCGGAAAAGGCGTCACTGCTGCGGCAATCGGACGCATCCTCAAGGCGCGTGGCCTCAAGGTGGCCATTCAGAAACTCGATCCGTATCTCAACGTTGATCCCGGCACCATGAGCCCATATCAGCATGGTGAGGTGTTCGTGACTTCGGATGGAGCCGAGACCGATCTCGATCTAGGCCACTATGAACGCTTCACTGATGAAGAACTCAACCGGAACTGCAATGTTACGGCAGGGCAAGTCTACAGTTTCATCATCGGTCAGGAGCGCCACGGCGATCTACTCGGGGCGACTATCCAGGTTGTGCCTCACATCACGAACGAGATCAAACGGCGCATTCGGTTGGTGGGCTTGCATACACAGCCGGACATCGTGATTGTCGAGGTGGGTGGCACGGTCGGCGACATTGAAGGTCAGCCCTTTCTGGAAGCAATTCGCCAGATGAGGCAAAGCCTGCCGCGCGAAGACACATGCTACATCCATGTGACGTTTCTGCCTCACATTGGCGCGACCGGGGAACTCAAAACCAAGCCGACCCAGCACAGTGTCCGCGACCTTCGGAGTGTCGGCATCCAGCCTCACGTCATTATTGCCCGTACCGACTATCCGGTCTCGAAGGACATCTGTGGAAAAATAGCGCTCTTCTGTGACGTAGAGGAGAACGCTGTAATTCCGCTGGTCACCACTGACCTGTTATACGACGTCCCTCTTGCGCTTGAGGACGCCGGCCTGGGCGATTTCCTGGTCCAGAAGTTGCAGTTGAAGACAATGGTGAAGCCCCCTGCGCTCGAGGAATGGCGTGCCATGGTCAAGCGGATGCGTGCAACACCAAAGCACACCGTGAAGATCGGTATCGTGGGCAAGTACGTCGAGCTGCACGACGCGTATATGAGCGTAAAAGAGGCGATCTATCACGCCGCAAGTATGCTGGACTCAAGGGCGGAAATCTCCTGGATTCATTCGACTGACCTTGAAAAAGGCCGCGGCTACGATCAGCTCGATGAATTGGACGGGATCATCGTACCCGGCGGGTTTGGCGTGCGCGGCATAGAGGGCAAGATTTTCGCTGCCCGGTTTGCACGGGAGAAGAAGGTTCCTTATCTCGGTCTTTGCCTCGGGATGCAGACCATGTGCATTGAATATGCACGCAATGTCCTGCAACTGGAGGACGCTAACAGTGCCGAGTTTGAGAGCGGCAGCGAGCACAATATCATTGATCTCATGCTCGATCAGAAGGATGTAAAGGAGATGGGGGGCACCATGCGCCTCGGCCATTATCCTTGTCAGCTTAAAGAAGGCACGAAGTCGTGGGCAGCGTACGATAAGCAGTCGGTCATTCAGGAACGTCACCGTCACCGTTTCGAATTCAATAACGAGTTTCGGAACGCGTTCGAGGACGCCGGAATGGTCTTCAGCGGTCTGAGCCCTAATGGTGGATTGGTCGAGATTGCCGAAATCAGCGATCACCCATACATGGTCGGTTCTCAGTTTCACCCCGAATTCGCTAGCCGTCCGAATAACCCGCATCCGCTGTTTACCGGCTTAGTTCGGGCAGCGCTCGGCCATCATAAAGCGTCTGCCATTCCTAGCGATCCCAAAGAAGGATAG
- a CDS encoding roadblock/LC7 domain-containing protein: MAKSRTELMVDRLRDLHAAGPGMEASAVISVDGLSIASSLPVGVEEDRVSAMSAAMLSLGERIAAELGRGALEQVYVRGKGGYVVLVSVGMEAVLTSLVREDARLGLIFLEMRRAADDLAKLI, encoded by the coding sequence ATGGCTAAATCGCGGACGGAACTCATGGTGGATCGCCTGCGGGATCTTCACGCGGCAGGTCCGGGCATGGAGGCTTCAGCGGTCATCAGTGTCGATGGCTTGAGTATAGCATCGTCGCTGCCGGTGGGCGTGGAAGAAGACCGCGTATCGGCGATGTCTGCGGCGATGTTGTCCTTGGGTGAGCGTATCGCAGCCGAGCTCGGTCGCGGCGCGCTTGAACAGGTGTATGTACGCGGCAAGGGCGGTTACGTTGTTCTGGTGTCGGTCGGGATGGAAGCGGTGCTTACCTCGCTTGTACGTGAGGATGCTCGTTTAGGCCTGATTTTCTTGGAAATGCGACGTGCTGCGGATGACCTTGCCAAACTGATCTGA
- a CDS encoding MoxR family ATPase, protein MSDRATNERNARVTGEAPNVVGLVQTVAERIVQSVGQVIFGKRNEIRLTVLGLLSQGHILLEDIPGVGKTMMAKALARSLGVRFNRLQFTPDMLPSDVTGVSIFNQETRQFEFRAGPIFAQIVLADEINRATAKTQSALLEAMEERQVTVDGQTYQMYDPFLIIATQNPIEYEGTFPLPEAQLDRFMIRIQLGYPSPAEELVVLSAQQFEHPINNMKQVVSASELTAAQRAIREVYVAEEIKRYIVDLVTASRNHPKVYLGASPRGSLALFRCAQTRAAMAGRDYVIPDDVKALAEVTLAHRIIAHDRDENTRIIVQEILQYTAVPGASPR, encoded by the coding sequence ATGAGTGATCGCGCAACGAATGAGCGTAATGCCCGCGTAACGGGTGAAGCTCCAAACGTCGTCGGACTGGTACAGACCGTCGCTGAACGAATCGTCCAGTCTGTTGGACAGGTCATTTTCGGCAAACGCAACGAAATTCGCCTGACGGTACTTGGGCTCCTGTCTCAGGGGCATATCCTGCTCGAGGACATCCCGGGCGTCGGCAAGACGATGATGGCTAAAGCTCTGGCTCGCTCGCTCGGGGTACGCTTTAACCGGTTACAGTTCACGCCCGACATGCTTCCCTCTGATGTCACCGGTGTTTCGATCTTTAACCAGGAAACGCGACAGTTTGAGTTCCGCGCGGGTCCGATATTTGCGCAGATAGTGCTCGCCGACGAAATCAACCGCGCCACCGCGAAGACTCAATCCGCGCTCCTTGAGGCGATGGAAGAGCGTCAGGTCACGGTCGACGGCCAAACTTACCAGATGTACGATCCTTTCCTGATCATCGCCACACAAAATCCCATCGAGTATGAAGGGACGTTCCCGTTACCTGAAGCTCAGCTTGACCGCTTCATGATCAGAATTCAGCTGGGCTATCCGAGTCCGGCCGAAGAGCTGGTGGTCCTGTCCGCGCAGCAATTTGAACACCCCATCAACAACATGAAACAAGTGGTGTCAGCTAGCGAACTCACGGCAGCGCAGCGCGCTATTCGCGAAGTGTATGTCGCCGAAGAGATCAAGCGGTACATCGTCGATTTGGTTACTGCGTCCCGCAATCATCCCAAGGTCTATCTTGGCGCAAGTCCGCGCGGTTCCCTCGCGCTCTTTCGCTGCGCCCAGACACGTGCTGCAATGGCTGGACGCGACTACGTTATTCCTGACGATGTAAAGGCACTGGCTGAAGTTACTCTTGCCCATCGCATCATTGCACATGATCGGGACGAGAACACGCGGATCATCGTTCAAGAGATCCTGCAATATACTGCCGTGCCGGGTGCATCGCCACGGTAA